In Parasedimentitalea marina, the sequence CGAGACATCCTCGTCGTCAAACAGAATTTGACCTGCCGACGGCACCTCTAGTCCTGCGAGCATCCGCAATGTCGTGGTCTTGCCGCACCCAGAAGGGCCAAGTAAAGCAACCAATTCGCCCGACCCAATTTCTAGATCGATGTGGGAGATAGCCGTAAAAGCGCCAAAATCCTTTCGAACGCCTTTTAGCTGAACTTTTGTCACCGAGACCTCCTTCCATCGAAATAGTAGTGTTCAATTTGTTAATACAAATATGAATGAGAATCCCGGGTTGTCAACTGAAAAAGCCACGCCAACTTCAGATCGCTGGCAGCCCGGCGTGCGCTGGAACGACATCCAGAGAAGTCATCGCACACCAACGGCCAAATTCTTCAAACGTGCTGCGAAATGCCCCGGGAACAAGAACAAAATGGTGCTCCAGGCCCTGCTCCATAACGGTGGTCACAATGTCGGCCGCACTGCAGGGACCCGCAGTGGTTTCAAACTTTCCAACCCAGCCCCGGCAGCCAACAAATCCAATGGCCGGACCGGGTGAGATCTGACCCTCGACGGAGAACTGAGCAGTACCATGCCGCGATATACGCAACACTGTCACCGGCCCATTGGCAAATTCATAATCTGCGATAGCCCCATATATCGGACCAGTCTCGGTGCCGCGTCCGATCATCGGATGGTTGATCCAGTGCACCGCGTCCTTGGTCATATAAAGCGGTCCACCGCCACCGTGCCACATCAGAATTTGATCGCGCTGTAGATCCGGCGAGGTCATATCCAAAAGGCATCCGACCCGGCCGCTTAGCGCCTTGACCACCAACTGCGTCACAGCGCCCAGAACATCACCTTCTGAGGCAACAGGCAGATTGTCGCGCTCTTCCAGCCAACTAAAAGCAGCGCCAGGATGCATTCCCGGATTCTCTTGCAGGGCCGGCCAATCAGACACTGCCAAAGCGTCATAATCGCCTTGATGTGCAATCTGACGCAACGCTAAAACTGCCCTGACCGTTAGATCCATTTGGGCATCCGAAACACCGCGCACTTTTGCTGTTGCGGTCATATCCCGCAACTCAGTCGCGACATCGTCTTTGTCTTGGACAGCCATCAGATTGATCATGGTATGCATGTCGATATGATCGACAGTCACACCCAATTTTCGGATCAAAGTATCTGACGACACTTCCATGTTGTAGAACGTTGGCGCAAGGCCTCCAACAACACCAATGCGCGCATCCTTCAGTGCTTTGCGGGCGCGCAGGGCACTGAACGTCTGCTCCAACCGTGCAACCAGCTGTTGATCCGTCGGTGCGCCAAGATACCATTGCACCGGATTGGCCTGCAAATCACGCACACCACGTGCAATGGACATCGACATGTTCAGAGATACAAAATTATTCAACTGAATATCGTCTGTCAGGGTTGGCTCAGGTGTCGCCCAAATACCGAGGGGCAAGGCTGCCGTTGCGATCTCCCTCACAACATCTCCCATGGTGAAACCACCATGTAGCACCAATACAAAATCGGCCCCAGCAGCCGTCAAGGATGAGACCGCAGCGCG encodes:
- a CDS encoding L-fucose/L-arabinose isomerase family protein, with the translated sequence MSLTIGVINASLPSYFPQEHGVFDAASAMLDAIAEREGYTVIQADGIPMDATEARAAVSSLTAAGADFVLVLHGGFTMGDVVREIATAALPLGIWATPEPTLTDDIQLNNFVSLNMSMSIARGVRDLQANPVQWYLGAPTDQQLVARLEQTFSALRARKALKDARIGVVGGLAPTFYNMEVSSDTLIRKLGVTVDHIDMHTMINLMAVQDKDDVATELRDMTATAKVRGVSDAQMDLTVRAVLALRQIAHQGDYDALAVSDWPALQENPGMHPGAAFSWLEERDNLPVASEGDVLGAVTQLVVKALSGRVGCLLDMTSPDLQRDQILMWHGGGGPLYMTKDAVHWINHPMIGRGTETGPIYGAIADYEFANGPVTVLRISRHGTAQFSVEGQISPGPAIGFVGCRGWVGKFETTAGPCSAADIVTTVMEQGLEHHFVLVPGAFRSTFEEFGRWCAMTSLDVVPAHAGLPAI